CAAGAACTAAAAGCTAATACCTTCGGAGGAACCTTGGAataggaggaagaattgtgatgATAGCCACCATGATTATTTTGTCTCGCCACAAACCAGGTATATATGAATTTACATTAACTGGAGCAAATTTTGATATACCACTTTGAGGGCACATTTCTGGAAAAGAACAAAGGACTTGTGCTGAATCTTGAAATATGTTGAAAAGGTAAAAGAAGTTGGCGCAAGTGTTTATGCATAGTGGGATTAATAACAAAATGTTGGGAATTGACATTAAGCCAAGCATGTGAATTTTTCTGTGATGCATATTGCAAGGGTAAATTTCATATACGGTTACTTAAttatcacttttttttcttcacaaaagtcacttaactatcatttttaacccaaaagtcactttgttgggatatatactattaaccatgtgtttaGATATAATATTTATTATAGAACGATTATTTATTCAATTTTAATAAAGAGTTCaatagatcatgtactagtatgtTTGTTCTTTaattatatagtagatgatttagtgtatagagtttagcttatacacggaagataTAAATAATCATCGGTTCGTGTAAGTATAAACTTtgtgttcacaatctaagatggaaattggacaaagccatcggtatgattgtagcacaagatttatATAATatatcttcattatgggaacggtatagttccgtcttcttctgttagtacattttgtatgtattgaacggaccaagtagatataagtgtttttgtactgaatttataaaacaaattctctagttcattataatgtacttatactcttaatcttgatataattattacgatcaatgtgatttgttcattattttgatttattaaaaggtacgactcaattgcgggtctatgtattcctggtaaattggataatggcaaaatacatttgtgaaataatagttagttgatagaatccatgtctcgactttgagattgatgatacccctttatggatgcttataagtctcatgtgaaaaccctgcaggtggattttgtatctgTCACATGATACAAGTTAAGcggaaatataaaggattcaattagtcaatgaattaaattgtcattaatttaatttaattgattggtatctgtaatcttaacacggggagttaaataagatttaatgaaagatttcGAAATTGAACTCAGGAGTGCAATTATAGttttttagtggaataaattgtaatttattgtGGTAGGATTAATTCATCCATATTATGAATTAATACCTCAATTGGAAGCCTCATTATTAAATCTGTGGTCCCTGCTATGCCTAATTATTCTTGGACTCGGAAAATAATGTTCTTTGGGGAAAAGCAAGGCCACACGTTTTGGACTAGGGTTTGCACCCTAAAATGTGGTTATATATAGTATGTTTTTCAACCCTAAGAGGTAGATTTTTTCCTGAGCCGTAATGCTTGCCCACACAAGTATTCACTGTCCAAAGGCTAGTTAGGATACATAGCAAAAGACTGCAGACCGTGGAACTAAAGGAAGATCGCATGGATGCTTGAAGGTTTGATTTGCGGTCGCGGTCACGATTCAAAATATAAGTACtgattttatgtttgattaaaagcacaattatgtgttgtctatattacatgTCAGTTCGATCCTGGTTATTTGCTTCCGCTGTTTATGCCTGTTTTCCATCAACTTAAGTATCACTTATTTtcacaaaagtcacttaactatcgcttctaacacaaaagtcacttaactttgAGTATACTAACACAAAAGTGACTAAACCACTTTCCGGTATCACTAAACCACTTACCAATGTCACTGAATCACTTTACGGTGAATAACTCATCTTTTAccctctttttaaaaaaaaaatctaataaattAAGAATTACTTAAAAAGATTCAACAAAAAATTTATTCCGTCGCATTTTATGTGGCACTATACAAAAAAATTGATAATTTGCGAAGGCTGAAAGTTACAATTCGCAGAGGTTTTAGCCTCCTTTAGCAAATAGCGGAAGTTAAAACCTCatcgaattgcaactttcaacctccacaaattacccatttttttgtagtgcacCTTTTGGATTTAGAGATTCAAACAAGTGTTTCTTTGACCGTAATATTTTCATAtatgttttaaatattttgaattgtcaattatCGTGACTCATAGTATTTTTTACTTAGTTTCCAAATATGTAccttttatttcaaaaaacttaaagatcacATGCCCAAATTCACGATCAAAATTAAACTGTTTTGACTCAAAATCGGAactatatcatataaattgggacagagggagtaataattaaTTTTGGGTAGGGTCGGGTCGGGTCGTACCTTTTTaagtaatttttaattttttggaAATTTTTTTCAAAGTAAAAGATGATTTATTCACCTTAAAGTGGTTTAGTGACACCGTGAATAGGTTTAGTGATACCGGAAAGTAGTTTAGTGACTTACACCGTGAATAGGTTTAGTGATACCGGAAAGTGGTTTAGTGATACCGGAAAGTAGTttagtgacttttgtgttagtatactcaaagttaagtgacttttgtgttagaaacgATAGTAAAAAGTGATTGTTGCAATGGTTGCAAACATGGATTATTATCAGTAAAGACTAGGTACAATCTGAAGTTTGGTGGTAAAATATTTACTCTGAGAGGAAACAATGGTGAGAAATAGTCTGTAACATCTTTGCAGGTGAACAATTACAATTGTGGGAGCAAGATCAAAAAATTTAATGTCACAACATTTCCATCATTATATCGTTCCACGAGTCTATTGGACCAGGTAAACACCAATGTAAACAATCATTCTGGATCTTTTTGTTCTTATTTTCTTTAGCAAATGGCTGATATTGTCTGTACACTCCGGGATGCCCGTCTGGCCTCATCAGTGAAATTAAGGTGGTGTCAAACAATTTCATGTTCAACCCGAATTCAGATGCTCTCTCGAATTCTTCCAACTCAATTTTGCGCATTACCTCGTCTACATAACCAATGTTAACCTCACCTTCTTTGAAAGGCCCTGTTCTGTTACAATAACCGCCTGTATTCCATTCACCGTTCTCAAAGTGATCGGGAGTAGTGGTTCTAAAAAATGTATACACTTGGTTCTTCAAACTCGTGATGAATTTCATAGTCGAATTCAATGCTTTGCGATATGCATACTCAAATCCCACCTGTGTAATGTTCTTACCAGGGCAGTAGTGGCAGCCAACGATGGAATTGTTCTCATAGTAAATTGCAGATTTCAGGTACCATTTGCCACCAGCAATAAATACATAATCAAAACTGTCAAATTGTTGAGTCCAAACATCATCTGGTTTGTCAAGATGAAGCTGGGTTATATCCGTTGAAACTCCATTATTATCTTCGAAAACAGTGGCTTTCGCAAGAAAAGGTGACCAGATCACCGAAAGAGTAAAATTATGGTTTGGGAAGTACCATCTTCTGCTTTTATATTGCTTGTCATGGTAGACTGCATCACCTTGTTCCTCCTGCATGATAATGTAAACATGGTTAATTAGAAACTATACCTCTTTCCAGTTTCCAACATGACAACATTTTATGAATTGCATCTAGCAAGACTATTAAAAGTCATAAAGATCTCATTAGAGAATAGGTAAATAAACAACAAAGGAAATGAAAAGACATGGACTTTATCTGGTGAATGAAGCTTCTGTACAAGAGAGCAATTGGACTACTCAACAATATCAAATTACAATATTTTCTTTTTTATAGGCAATTCTGATTTATGAAAACCCCTCGTAGTAATAAGAAAACCTTTGGGGTGGTTTAAGTGATCTTCAGAGTATTTGCCCTTTGCCAACTAAACGTCCCAGGCAACTAAGAACTCAGAGGTCTGTAGGAAATATCGATATATTTGATGCTGATTAATGATGTTTATTATATTTAGTTATTTACTGATTCGCGATGGAGATTCTCCAAACAGCAGCCTCTGATTTTATACATAAAGAAAATTCCATAATCAGTCACCGATATTTTTAGAGTAAAATAAGTACTACTAAGGAAAGAATCAGCATGCTCAGCCAGCCGCCTATAGACTAGGACAATTTTACACGAGGGTTCTATCGGAGACGCAATAGGTGAGTATAATTTAAATTTCTACTAGGGCATTTCCTTGTTTCTCTATTACAACCAACCATTAAGGAGTTATTCTTTTTAAATATCAGATTTTGAGAAGATCAAGTCCTAAAAGGTTATTGTTTCATCTCCTTTGCAAAACGGTCTGTGATCTCTTACAAATTACGTAAACAAAACAGAGAATTATAAAGGGGATTCAAAGGTCCAAAAAATCACTGTAAAACTATTCCATCATTTTGTTAGCACTTATCAGTCAAATTTTGCACAAATCCCAATGAGATAATGATGAGGCCATCTAATTTTCTTAGTCAAAGACGATATAACAACAGCGAAACTTGAGCTATAGTCTTGAATGCTCACCTAGTTAGGTTTGAAACTAAGTTTGAATTAACTGACTAACAACTTTCAAAACAAATGTTACAACTATAAAAAAACTTTACAAGCTGGCTTGCGGGACCAGTATCCATGTAACTGAGAGTGACATTACTGATAAACCCAATATGCAAGCCCTGCCCACCTCATACACAAGATCCTAATAATGGTTTGTGAGATACAACTGGATAAGTCACCAGCTAGCTAAGCTAATAAAACATGAGGGTCCAACAAATTTTCAGTGAAATACACTAACAGCCACAAGAAGCTTCTACGTATTTATTTGATTTGTTATCCACATTGACCATTTAAGGGCAATTATTGATGTTAGCAAGTAGTTAAGAGAAAAACAACTAAGTCATGACGCTTGCAGTTACCATGTCCATGTAAGAACAACAGAGCAGCTAGTTCCAGTATAtctctttattattttttattttttattttgagcTTGAAATGCACCTGTGAGAGTAAGCAAAGCAATGATTGCACATGATTGCGCATAATTGAATCACCGATGAAGGCGAATGATTTGTTCCGCATCAAATTGAGGAATTTCTTAGGGCTAAATCTTGGTAGGTCACAGTCTCTTGGGTTCCATCTCCAGTAAAGATATTCAGTATCAGGTCTCCCATTTTTCATACAGTTCTGGTGAAATTCAATTGTATCGCAAGTGGTGTTCGTGTAAACTGGTCCACTGGGATCTCGAACCCAATTTCCTATAAATAAATCACATTTTCCTGTAatcaacaaaaaataaaagagaaacagTTTGTAAGGACTCATACACCAGTAACCTCAGCTCAAAGTGCAGTTCTAATTATTTATTCAAAGTTGTTCCTTTTTCTGTGTGGTAGTAGTGTACTGTATACATACTAAAATTCACTAGAATCTCTACCTATCAGCTAAAGAAAATGTCATAAACTAGAACAAAATTATTATCTGCTATCcgcaatatattttacccaaaaAGAGAAACAAATGTCCCCTGTCCAATGTTATCCCACTAAATTAATCCGTATTTCAGGGAGAATATTCAGTTTCTCCTCTTCTTAAGGGGTTCCACAACAAATTGATGAAAGACTTGTTCCTCTAACTCAAAATACACAAAATTAATCACAGAATGCAGAGAAGTGAACCAAAATTACCCACGTCATTGATATGATACTACAAAATTCAAGAAGTAGGAAAAAAAAGGGGATCTTTCAACTTGCAAGAATTAATTTTTACAAGAACTGGCCATTCATTCATGCAtggccacaaaaaaaaaaacaagaagaagaagaatgttAACTAACCATTTTGCAAAGTTCGGTTTTCTGGAAGATCAACGGTCATTGGAGGCTCAGTCACAGTCACCTGTGGTGGCAATGTGTTGTTGGAAGCAAGAGCTATATCATTCACTTCAATCTGAGAAAACTGTTCGAAATTGGACAAGAACAGACGATATGCAAGACCCAACAACAGAAAACAAACTGCAAACTTTACAaatactaaggaaaattgttttttCATAACGTTGTTGCTATTCAGGGGCTTCATAGTTCTTGGTTTTGCTCTTGTTGTCACAAAGACGGAATAGTATAATAGGAGTACTTGTATATTAAGGTCTCTGCAACATACAATAAAATAGaagaagataaaaaataaaaaaaaataaaaaacaaagataaggaaaaagaagaagatgatggTGCAATAATAATGCAAAAAAGAAAGGTTTTATAAAATTGAGTATTTTTGGCAACCAACTGTtaactaaagaaaaaaaaagaaatggaaGGGGTGTCGTTAGAAATTAGGCAACGTGAACAAAAGTACAAAGAGAGAAGGTTACGAAGGAAATAAAGTGGGCTTCACTTTAACAGTGACATGGTGCACAGTGCACACCATTGTGTGTTCTGTGCTAAAATGTGATCAAGGATTTTACAGAAAATTCTCCACTCCCATGTGTTTTTGGACATAAATTTGAATGATTTTTGAATCTTGTATTCTAAAACAAATCAAAATAGTTGTGTGGTTATAGATTATCTCGTTAAAAATAAAAtgtaaaatttaaagttaaattattgtcaaataaaaaaatatgtcattcttttttaaactgaCTAAAGAGAAAAATGTGTcgtataaattgagacatagggACAGAGCCGGCTTTAGCATAAAGCGGCTAAAACACAGGCCTTAGGCGCCTCAATTGTGAAGGCCTCTTTTTTAGTAGCAATGAATTACTCTTGTTTTGAGAAAAATACTTTGAATAGAAAAGTACTACAAAACTACTATAtagaaaaaattatttaattgATGATTTCAACAGTTGAGTATTATTTTTTGAAACAGGATTCTATTAATGGTCTTTTGgatgcaaaaaaaaaagtacGTTTTAAAGATTGGTATGAAGAAAAAATTTCGAGGAGTACAAAAAAACTACTTGATATAAATCCTAGATTATTTTCACATTATATGGTTGTCATAATTTAAATTTGATACATTGTGACATAATTAATTCTTGTACGAAAGTTATGTCATTATTTGGAGTAGTATTACGTATATATTCATTATTTTCTTCTTCTACTAAGCGACGTAGAGTTTTAAAAGAAAGTATATCTAGTCTATCTCTTAAATCATTGTCATAAGTAGACCGAAAGATCATATTGAAAGTATTAAAACAGTTAGATTAATTATATAGGCTTCAATAAATATATGtgcaatttttttcaaaaaatatatattttaaagcCTCTTTTCAAAATTTGACTTTAGGCtgccaatttgcaggattgtccttcgctggaggtggtctttaatttttacccctcaaatggtggtctttaaaattTGCCCTTCaagcagaatttgcatgggcagaaattctgcctgtgcccatgcaaattctgtcTTAAGGAAGAATTTACATGGGCAGATTTGTAAAAATTCTACCTAGCGAAATTTtggcttgcaattttttttttttaactgagctggaATTCGAACCCACAATCTCAGGGTGTTAGGCGAAGAGCAAtacttaaagaccactaatttgaagggcaaaaatcaaagaccaccccaaatgaagggcaaccCGTAAAAAAAAGACTTTAGGCCGCAAAGATCTTTGAGCCGGCCCATAGGCAATAACATGTTAAATGCAAAAAGGAAAAGCAAAGAAAGTGAGGATTATTCTTGTGCTTTGGAAATTCTTTAGCCTATATTTtgccttttctcttttcttttgtcCTTTTCTCACATTTTTCTTGGTTGGTTGTCATCTAAGGACTAAGATGAAGCTTAGCTTAAGAATAAGGTGGTTTGGGTTTGAAAATGACAACTTGTATTCAATGAATACAAGTTAGTAATGTCGGTACTAACTGAAATAACAAATAAATATCAGGACAAAACATGACCATAACAATTGTATTTTGTTACAAGAAGCATTTATATTTTACCGAGTGAAGGGGTACTTAAGACTGATCCTATATACTTACTTTTTTATAAATAGTGTGAGTCAAATATAATATATGGTATGGAGAAACATTATATtccactaatgcttgcattaatGTAGGTTGTCACCATTACACTTTCTTGAGTGTGATCTTTCCCTGAACTCTGTTAACGAGGAATGCGCACCGAACTGTCTTTTTGATAACATTATATTTATTTATGTCTATATCGACCCACGAAGTTGAGTCAAGATTAcggtaaaatatcatcaaataaCCGTTTTTAGATGCACTATATTTCAAGGATGATTAGGACTTTTGAAAATAGCTCGATTCCCTCAACTTAAATTAATTAGGGATtctttggccatgaaaattttcacttttttccagaaaacgttttcactttatttggaaatcaatgtttggtcatgaaaatttcaaatacaacttgagatttgaaaaacaccaaaataCTTGTTTCACTTTCAAcacattcaaacaatcaaatgTTCTTTGctaaaactataaccaaacataaCTTCATCTTCAATTTCAACtctaaaataccaaataaagtgaaaaatatttgattttcataaccaaacgcctactaaatgtATTATCCCAAATATTTTAAGATGAATAAAATGCTCTCCATGAGCTTAAAAAAAATGTGTAAAGAGCAAAGGAGAAAGCAAAAACTAATCATAGCTTAATCTGGGGGACCACACTGTCATTTTCTTGCAACCTTCAAAGAAAACCAATGGAAATGTCTCAACTGTTCCATTTCCCAAAGCTGAAGCTTATCTTTTCATGTTGGGCGAACAGAGCACGAAGAAAATAAACAAATGTTTCCATTTCTAGTAGTTGCAATTTTCTTAGTCTGTCCTTGGAAAACTCATATGttttataataaaataatttgtttttagaattttatttttatttttaataaaataatttataacaatataaatattttgaagtcaattttattttttaaacttatgTAAATATTTATATAGATTGAGACGGAGAAAATAGTTGATTATCGGAGCACATAAAACAGAAGTTAACGCCAAACCTGTTACATGTATCCATTGATTTAATACTTTCAATTAGTTTTCATCATAATGGATCCTTTCTTTTCCTACCTTTTTCCTATTTACAATCTTTTAATTGGGTGTTTTAATCTTTAATCGGATTTTGAATGATAATTATAAGAACCTGGGATTTAAATTTTACTTAAACCATGGTAATCCATATTTAATCTGTTTATACATTCTACATTTTCTAAACCGACACTTAAAGTGTCGCCCCACCCACCCTTAACCTTACCGTAATTGACTAGGCAAATCTTGCTACTTTATTAGGGAATAAAGACATCCTTATTCCCACAAATAAATCCAACAAAGTAAAAGATATTTGTCAGCTTTCTTGCCTTTCCTTATTATCTAGGATTATTTTTCAGCAAATTCCCTACTCTAATTTATATCTTTAAATTTTTAACTATAAATTTCAAATGTGGTTGGACCTCATTAAGGAGCATTGCACCTGAAGCAGATTACGCATTTAACTTTTGATATGACAATTTACTTGGTAGTGGCCTCGACATGACTtgtt
The sequence above is a segment of the Lycium barbarum isolate Lr01 chromosome 6, ASM1917538v2, whole genome shotgun sequence genome. Coding sequences within it:
- the LOC132645475 gene encoding protein trichome birefringence-like 25; its protein translation is MKPLNSNNVMKKQFSLVFVKFAVCFLLLGLAYRLFLSNFEQFSQIEVNDIALASNNTLPPQVTVTEPPMTVDLPENRTLQNGKCDLFIGNWVRDPSGPVYTNTTCDTIEFHQNCMKNGRPDTEYLYWRWNPRDCDLPRFSPKKFLNLMRNKSFAFIGDSIMRNHVQSLLCLLSQEEQGDAVYHDKQYKSRRWYFPNHNFTLSVIWSPFLAKATVFEDNNGVSTDITQLHLDKPDDVWTQQFDSFDYVFIAGGKWYLKSAIYYENNSIVGCHYCPGKNITQVGFEYAYRKALNSTMKFITSLKNQVYTFFRTTTPDHFENGEWNTGGYCNRTGPFKEGEVNIGYVDEVMRKIELEEFERASEFGLNMKLFDTTLISLMRPDGHPGVYRQYQPFAKENKNKKIQNDCLHWCLPGPIDSWNDIMMEML